ATTTAATGACATGCCATTTGATTTTTTAGcccaaaaaaaaagttaaaaccccaaaaaattatcatttgacCTAGTACCCCAACCCATAAAACTTCTTTATATGCTAAACAGATGTCCTTCATATAATAAATGAATCTCTTtatctatcaaaaataataagcTTAAAGTAGAGAGTTTGGAATAAGGGAGGAAGGTAGAAGCCTGTCCAGTTATGTATTTGGGTAAACTTGAGTCATATTTTGGGCCAATTTCCCCTTTGTACTACTGAAAAGTATATCAATGAGTACTGTTTTGAATAAAAAGTGAGAAGAAAATCACATGCCTCGTCTTGTAAGTTGTGTCACACTCCAATGTTTTGGTCACTAAAAATTGAGAAAAGAAGCAAATCCAatggtaaaaataataaaatagagATAAAAGCATAAGCAAGTCATAGTCCAAATATGAGAATATTTATATGTTCAAAGgtatattatgcaaaaaattagagactttctatATTCTTGAAAAGTAAAAAAGGAGTTGTAAGGTGCTACAATGTACTCCAATTGTGGCTTCAAAAAAATGAACTAGAAAAATTGGACAGAGAAGTTACAACAAACAAATGGATCTATAATCTCTCATGATGATACATTCATACAGAGCAGAAGTCTCATTCCAGGTCTACAATCCCAAAATTGGAGAGAAGGATCTTAATTTGATCAACAAAGTCAGAGCCCGTTGCATACTCTGTTAACATCCCGACAGCAAAACCAAACATTGCCCATCTGTTCGACCAATGTTCAAGATTATGACAAGAAGTTAGAAAAAGTTACTAGTATGTCAACGACAAACAATCCAACGGGAGGTCCAAAGCAAAATGGAACAAAATAGCTTTTAGTTACTCGTAAATGATTGAATTTGAATCATGATCTAGCAACAAAATGcttaaaactcagctcaaaatCCACCTTCAATGTCTAATTTTTAGGCATCCACATACCAAGGTAGGTACTTAACACGTAAAAGAGCCAGTGGCGTAGCCATATAGAGCAAAGTGTGGTTAGTTGAACAACTTATCGAAAACTATACCGCATATCTAGGTTAATGAAAAAGATTAATtccttgatttatttcattaacctcaatagtttatatacacaaatacaagagtataattaggctataattaaggaaactaaatatctctatattaggaactaaataaactaaatatctGTATATTaagaactaaatatatacaatattatattttcatatattctaacaGTTAAAAATACTTTTCATCCATACATACTAAACCTTAGAATACCCTCAGCGAAATTTCTTCTTCGCCACTGATCAGAGCTATGTGCCTATGTCATTCTTGCTagtcaatattatgataaaaacAATATAGCATCACACACAAATGGCGAGTTCATATCTCAAAAGTCACTCACATTTGGAAATTTATCTAGCAAAGTCATTGAATTTTGTTTTGTATCAATAAAATCACTCAACGTATTGCAGAATTCATCATCAAAATGATTATCCTATATCTGATGAACAAACTGACAAATTTAATGTTCACAAGGAGAAAGGCAATCAGATTCAAAGAGCTTGCATCAGATTGCTCGGATTTAGCTGAATTAATGTTgcttttcatgattttattaaTAGAAAAGCATAAGTTGAGTGATTTTATTGATACAAAACAAAGTTCAATAACTTTGCTAGataaatttccaaaattgaGTGACTTTTGAGATATTAACTCCACAAATGGCACCATTGAATTAAGGGTAAAATCCTACAAAAAGACTTACCAAAACCAAAGGATTAACACATTCCAACTTCAAAATTGGAGCAAAAAAGAAAGACAATTACATCAAACCTTATTCTAGaatcaatttctttatttacgccttcattttaatttgtttgtctgattttgagttgacaaaagaaaatttatgaattttgtagtcttgaattatatatatgtaaaatgtAGTAACATGTCTTTTAATCCTATgttcttaaatatgttaaagttgaaattaaagaattgcagagaaaaaaaaaaaaagacgttggactttaagaaaaatgtaaaaaagaTAAATTGAAACGGAGCGCAGACCTTCCATTGGAGATTTCATTCTTGGCAATAAAACCAAAGAAGGGGCCTTGATTAgcttcttcaagtttcttctgtTTGAAGTACCCTTGAAGTTCCTTGGCCTTTTGCCTCTGAAATTCAAGTGTAATTACATTTTTACCCTCAGAAGTTGTCACAGCCACAGGCTTAGGAGGGGCACTAATACTAGTAGTTGGTGGTGGAATATTAGTAGGCTTAGGTGGTGATGGAGCAACTGGTCTTCTAATTGGACCTTCAGCTTGAGAATTCCTAATGGTAAGTATGGTGGACTTTGTTGAATAAGAAGGGTAATTTTGGAATTTAATGCAGGGGAAAGTAGATGATGATGCCACTGAcattttcttgattcttcttTTCTGTGTTTTCTCTTgtcagaagaagaagaagaggggaaTCAGTGGATAGTGCTTGGTTTTTTAGTGTTTGTTATCAAAAAGAGGAGATTGTATGCAAGTGCAAGTGTTTTGTGGATAAAATGTGTGCCAAGTCTCTCAGGTTATAGTCAACTACTCTGTCTAGTCACAAATCAGAATACTTATAAAACTCCCAAGAAActcttcaatttgttcttttTTCGAAAAAATTACCTAGTTAAAATTTGTTATGTATCAGTAATACCATAGTTTTTGAAATTTAGTTTGTATCAATGATATAAAATGAAATTtggtgcactaaagcttccgCTATACGCAGGATCCAAGGAAGGGCTCGACCACGAGGGTATATTTGTATTAATGgtataactattttaaaattcattttgtaTTAATGATACATCAATATACATTGTATTAGTGATGCAACCGTTCGATTTGTATTTGTGGTTATACCattgaatttcaaaaattgTTATTACGTTCGGTAATTATACAAAATATTGCTATGTCTGAGtgctatttttgaaaattttcctgtttttgttttgtttttcatatgttttttGATACTTAAATTAGAATCCTAATAAATTTAGATTTGCGTCGTGTAAAATtcatttaaaaagaaaacattCCCTAAAGTGATTTTCTTTATATTGGAAGCTAGAATTCAAAAACTCTAATTAAAAGCGTGTGTTGTAGtttcatatatgtatatttgtatacTGTTGTTTTCTTAGCAAATTCAATAGTATAAGCTAAGTTTAAGATACATGATTTGTCATGTCATCGTGAGACATTCACGAGACACATATACATCGTGTAAAGAtatctaaataattatttaaaaagttgAAGTATCAAACTAACACTTAATGCTAAATTTAAAGGACaatatatgtgtttagtcaaaagtAAAGAAGGACTAATTGCCAATTAATATAGTTATGAGAggtaaatttaaaatttcttaaaaagTTCAAACGTCTTTTATGATCTATAAAAGCTCCACTCTTTTTCCTTTAGCCCTCAAAATCCTAAATTTCTCTGTCGCCGCACTCCTTTTCTCTGCTATGTGAATGGCATTCATAAGCCCTCTAGTATCTTTCATTTTTGTGGTTAAAGTTTCACTTgttacattattttttattgaagtaAAGTTACATTCTTATAGAATTAACATGTAGGATGCAAGTTTTAAGTCATTTACAGATATGTAAAtacttaaatattatttttaagaatgtaCCTGCAACGTAAATCCTAGTAAGTGTTCATGAATATATTTCACTTGAGAAGTTTTTGCTCAGGGATGCTCTTGAATTCCCTTCTATGTTTAGGATGACCTATTCTTGTTGTTCTATTGTggcttttatttttatgttatgaagAAATTGAATCGAGATTTTTCAAGTGTCTTTAGTGTTCTAGCTCTCATTGAAGTTGGTGCAATATGccaatattatttaatatacgAAAATCAAGTTTATACTATCAATATATGTAGATTTTAGACTGGTTGTTAATTGTTCACAAATTTTTTTATCGCAAATTCTTAAATTTGTTGACCATTAGTCTAAGGCCGATAAAATTATATGAATCATTTTTAActctttaaaaaaaacaataacagACTAAAATAGAATTACTAGTGCCTTAAAAAAACTTACATTATTTCTTTCTACTAAGTTCCTTTCTTTCTACACAATCCACATTCCACTCTTCACTTCATCAAATATGAATTTGACCATCAAAGGGAATCCTAAATATGTGATAGGGAAGATATATGTATTACAACATAGGATTTCTTCCAACTTCTATGGATTTCGACTTTTCGAGTAGGGAATAGAATTGTGGTTTATTCGGCGCTATATCATAATTTAGTCTCGATCTTAGTTGTTCATAAAAGGTGGCATGGAACATCTGTCAGCGGTGTGAGTCTTACATCCGAGCGAAAGATCAGACCAGTCCCATTTATCTTGGTCTAATTCGAATAAAGCTTGTTGAATAAATTAATTGTATGTTCTACTTCTTAGTCAATTTATTTCTACTCGGAATCACTGAAGCTTCATTTACAAAATAGATAATGTTTTTTTATCATGTTGATGTGAAGTCCAATACTTCTTTTTTGAAAATCCAATTTGAATCTGCGGGAAATTAAGAAAGTTCAGTTTGAGTATCAATACAATTCTAGTTTCTTTTGTCACATAAGGTAAGCATACTCTCATCTAGTTCTAGAAGCTTGAAGTTATTCTACTCATGATTGCCAACTCAATAGCTTTACTTTATTTTTGAATCGATGAAATACTTACAGCTCACTACTTGGAGATGAAGACTTCTTTGTATGCGGAAGACTTACTGATCACCACTGAAGAGCGGAGATTCGCATGCAAATTTATACACTATATTTGTGAGAGTGTTTAAGAAATTACCAAATATAGTGAGAGTTTCTGAAATTCATCATgtatcaataatataaaagttTCTGAAATTCATTTTGTATATCAGTGATACAAtagtttttgaaattcattgtGTATCAATGATACAATAATTTTCTATGCATCAGTGATACAATAATTCGTTTTGTATATGTTGTTATGTCACTGACATAGAGTGAATTGTTGTATCACTGATATAGAACGAATTTCAGAAATTGTTGCTATGTTTGTAATTATTCAAAATGTCGCTATGTTTGATAATCAGACCAAACTATCGCTATTTCTTAAAAACTTTCTTTCTCATTTGGGGTTTGTTACTCGTATCGAAATCccaattaattcaaattatgcaGTATGAAATCGATTTAAAGGAAAAACACTCCCatgtatgatattttttttatattcgaAACTCGAACCTTAAAActccaattaaaaaaaaatcatattcgaTCCATCTTAGTAACCTTGTGGGTAATTCATCAATTAATTTCTTGCTCCTACTTAGCAGCAGGCCTAAAAATAGTGAAATTCTCCCCTTTTATATCatctaaatttatattaattgagATAGTAAGTATCAAAACCAGGTATTGTTGGTTATTTGGCAGTCCCTTTGTTTCAAAATGAATTAACGGTTCATTGGAAAGGTAAACTTAGATAGATTGTTGGTTTAGCActgttttctttttaaataaaattacgCAAGTATAAATTAGATTAAATGTGTTACTGCTATATAAGTTACTAATAAAAATTCATCGTCAATTTAATTCATATCTAAGATATTTCAGAAAGAAACTAGAATAATCAAAGAAATCTAGAGAACTGGGAAGAGCAATGAGAATTCTAGAgtgattttagaaaaaataactaGTAATATTCTATAAgagaaagtaaatatttttcttgtgatattaaaaaaaaattgataggaACCGCTGTCCCTCCCCCCTCCCACTCCTTGAATGACACCCTATCCGATGGGAATTTGCATTAGTCAGACTTCAATGTGATATCGGAGATTAATTGAgaaaccaaaaatatttattttcttgtgaGATGGTGGTGAGAAATTTAAACTTGAGATTTGTTGACTTAAAACACTCAATAagacaataataaatataatgaaaCTTGATAGTGGGTTTCCACCAGAAGAAAGTATAATTCACAATACCTAAAATTAAATCACTCTCTAGGCGTATTTTTTATGTGTATTCAAAACATCTTATATACACTTATATGCAAAATAAAAAACTATTTATCAACAAGAATTGTGGTGGAGTGGTAAGTACCTTTtcatctttatatatatatatgatttgttatgtcatttaaatttaaatttatgacaCACGATTTGTCATGTCATCGTAAAATGTTCACAAGACACATATTCATCATGTAAAGATacctaaatatttatttaaaaagttGAAGTATCAAACTGGCACTTAATGCTAAATTTAAATGGCTATATATGTGTTGTTTTTTTTAAGTAAAGAAGGGCGAAGTACCAATTAATATAATTGTGAGGAGTAAatttaaaatcttttaaaaagTTCAAAGTTTATGATCCATAAAAGCTCAACTCTTCTTCATTTAGCCCTCAAAACCCTACATTTCACTTAGTCGCCGCACTCATTTTCTCTGCTATGTGAATGGCCTTAATGAgcctttgaattttttgttaaagCTTTTACTTGTTACATTATTTTTTATGGAAGCAAAGTTACATTCTTATGAAATAAACATGTAGGATGCAAGTTGCAAGTTATCTACAGATACATTAGTATAcacttaaaattttgttaagaaTGTATCTGTAAGTGACTAGCAACTTACATCCTAGTAAGTGTTTTATGAATGTATTTCACTTGAGAAGTTTTTGCTCATGGATGCTCTTGAATTCCCTTCAATGTTTAGGATGACCTATGCTTGTTATTCTATTAAGTTAAGtccataatattttatttttatgctaTGAAGAAACTGAATCGTGATTTTTCAGGttgttggggggaggaagcaccacaactaaagtttgatatgatgaaaataatgaaaataaattggacacgagaattttacgtggaaacccctctaactgatagaagggaaaaaccacggggtagaaggatctcactataaaaatatggagtacacagctctcaaatacaaggagaaaacaacaattaacacttctctcttgtaaaaggaacaactactaaagaggacactcaagactacaatatttatcttggtgtataactctctttgtattcttactctctctttctgggatgggataaatgagggcaagaggtcttctatttataggaaactagaaacgcgtaaaatccgcgtattgaacctccctttttgactacgcgttcaaaacgcgttttgttccttttttgactacgcgttcaaaacgcgttttgttccttttttgactacgcgctcaaaacgcgttttgttgactacgcgttcaaaacgcgttttgactatcttgcacaGGTGTCGTTAGTGTTCTAGCTCTCATTCCAAACTTGGTGCAATATTGTTTCATATACGAAAATCCAATCTATACCATCAATATTTGTAGATTCTGGACTGGTTGTCCATGTCAACAAAACTATAAATCGCAAATTCTTAGATTTGTTGACCATTGATCAAAGGcaaataatattatatgaatcatttctttaactttttaaaatatctaaaagtgcttaaaaattattaaattcgaTACAACCACCATAACATATATAGTTTCTTCATTTAATACAAAGAGATGAAATTAAAGCCAATGGAAATGAAAGGTTTAAGAAACTGAAAACGGGGTTGTACATAATTTGACATGTTAAGTACACAAATAAATTATTGTATTTCTACTTTGGTTAAAAAGGTAACCAAACGGGCAGTAAAAACTTCTAGCCTGCAAATGTGTGGATGTAAACTGCTAAGGGAAAATGAAGTCTTGAACATAAgatcttttcatttttcattctcttaaataaaaataaatttaacttttgaatttcttaaaattAGCTAAGGAgggaaaatgagaagaaaaggccaaaattatgaagaagaaaaaggatgaTATAAGAATGTTGACTATCGAGAGGTGTAAATCATCTTGTATATGcgtaattatataatataaatagatagatagatatagattgtgtttaaataaattgaagaagagaaatgaaaataaatattaagaaaaaagatttttaaaatgcCTAATTTAGTTGTTAAAAGGgtaaaaatatttaacaacTTTTTATAGATATTTTCATCTTTCAACATTTGACTTAACATCACTccacttttaatatatttagTATTAGTATCAGTATTTAGTATAAgtatattagtattagtataatatgatatggttacgatttaatatttaattaattacatatttataatattttaatttaatatacgAGTAAAATGGTAATCCAACTTTACACTTCGGAGCTTCCAACTTTTAGTATAATATGATTACTAAATAGGAAGGAAAAGACTTCAAAACTTGGAGGGGATAAGACCCTAAACAACGATGATAATTCAATCAAAGACAAACTCCAATGCAGAGTAGCAGCATAAATTACAAGCCCATGAATTATGCTCTATTTTCACTTCGATTGCAAAGGTTATATCTATGTTTACATTGGCATAACTTGTAGAATCATTGGCAAATTGGTCTATGAAATATTCCATTCTGCTACTTCAGTAGAAAAGCAGAAACATAAGCAACCAACAACACGACATAAATCACATAGTTTAGTAACTAATGAaacaattcacaaatatcacaAAAGATCCAAAACAAGACTAGCCGGTCTGAAAACAGGAGTGAATTCAAAAGGTATGGTGTTCATCAAATAGCAGTTTATCGATGAGCAATAGCATGATGATATTGATGTCTGGACACTTCTCGTCTCATCGTCAAGCAGCCAATTTCATAATCTActttaaaacctgcacaacagTATACGTCAACTTACCTGAACTTGCAGTCTGACCACCCAGGCATGCCAAAAGCCAGCTTCCTTCCAAAACATTATGTCATCAATAGGTAGAGTCATGACCTGGACTATCAGAATGCATATCCATGGATGCATCAGCAGAGTTATAACTATTAGAATCTCTATTTTGGTGTTGAGAGTTAGTTTCGCTGTGTCTTGTAGCGTTGGGAGGTTGAGCATTGTTCGAAAAGTGACCCCCTTGAGCAATGTGATAATTTTGTAGGCTTCGGCGAACGGGACTTGAAAGAGCATTCGAGAAAACATTGTTCTTTGGTTGCTGATCATGATCAGATCGTAAGCCATGTCCTGGAGTTGCTACGCCGATTGGACCTGAAGAGACATGGAAGCCTGAGTTTGCAAAATGCAACGGTTGGGGATGCTGAGGCGGTGGCCTAGGCGACATCGACTGGTCCTCTCCATTATAATCCAATTCAGACTGACAAGATAAAGAAATGCATTTTTAGACACATCAAAACAGGGCTGTCAATATCAAACAACGATTGAACGGTATCCATTATAAGTACAAGTTACAACCAATCTTTGTAAAAATAGTGGCAACCAGAATGGGAAATAGGCAACTAAAAGAAACTAATACCCCAACTTCCATAAGATCGGGGCACATCAGCACAGTAGGTAAACAGAACATACTTGAATAAgattgaagaaagaaagaaagacgGGTTTTTATTTACAAACTATAATATAAAAAGATCTCCACAAGTTTGATACCCATGAGTGGCCAAAAGCTGAGCCAAGGTAGATTTTTAAGCATGTCAAGAGCACACTTCCATCATCACACTTCTGCtccttatttccttttttttcctcaaTAATTTTCCCTCAACCAGATACATGAGGTGAAATTTTTGGTAGTTGCGCAAAGTTTATTTTATATAGGAAGCACTTGTACAAATTTAAGTAAGtttaatttttcaaagaaaaaaaaatctgataCCGTCTTTAGAGGGAAATACCACTTTTTCAATAAATCAGTCGAGACTTGGAGGATATTTCATAAACATGTGCAGGACAGGAAGATCAAGTATAGCTGAAAAGCCAATAACTTCCAACTTCTATGAAGATACCTGGATTCTAGGATGACTATAATGAGAAGGCCAAATTCATCATTATGAGCACTATAAATCggaaataatcaaataaaatatagcaAAAGGATTTTTGCAATCTATAATCCAGTATCAGTTAATCTCAAATAAAGCACTCTTAGAGAGAGAACAGGATTAACACATAAAAAACAGCTACAAGACCCACTCAAAGATTTTAAACTAAATTCTTGAAGACACAAGCGCCCAAAGCCTGATGTGGAAGAAAACAATAAATTAATCATAAGGCTGTGCAATTTAATTGCCGTTCACTTCTCTTTTGGTATTAAACTAGTGTGCCATGTAAAGATCAACATCAAATTTCAGAGAATCAACTCTTTTTAAACTGAAAACACATCATGGGGAGATTTCAATATATTCCCCCCGTCCCAACTTATGTGGCACTCTTTCGGTCTTTCCTTGTTAGTCAGTCCCAAAAAGAATGAAACTGTTTTCTACTTAGAAACGAATTGAACTTTAAAATACCTAatttacccttaatgagatTATTTATATCAACACAAATTCTAGGCGTCTTTTAGactacaagtttcaaaagttttcATTTCTTCCTTAAACTTTGCATCCAATCACATACTATCACATAAATTGGCACGGAGGAAGTAACAAAGAAGCTAATTGCTAATATTCTTTTGACAAGATCATTATTAGTAATAACAAACAAAGCGCATTAGAATTTTCACACTAACTACAACAAAACTCCAGAATCATTAATAGGCATCAAGAAGATGAAAAAGGTACATAAGGGTAAAAAAGTTGTGAGCCTATGCTAAAGTCAGGAAGCTAATAAAATCCAAAAAGTGATCAGCACTATTCACTGGAGTGAAATAACTCCAGCTAAAGAGATTAACTAAGCATCTAGCCTTGAGGGAGTAGATTGGAGTTGAGATGCCATAAAAACACCTTTAATTTCTTTCTGTTTAGATACCCCAAAAAATTACTGTTGGAACCATTCTACAGATCTTTTAAATGACTTTATCAACTCTCCAAAAACGTCAGCTTTCATAGGCTTGCGGTATTGTTAGTGGCATAATGAATTTCTAACCAAAAATGGAGTAGAAAAAGCTCCAGATCTCACTTGCAACTGAGCAGTGGAGGAAGAGATGATTAACACTTCCTGAATTTTGCTCACACATTATCTGTTTACTAGTACACTATTCCTCTTGCTTAAGTTTTCTTGAGCGAGACAAGACCCCTTTAGAGCTATCCAGGTGAAGCAATTCACCTTGGCAGGCACCTTCATTCGCGAATAGTCCTTTCATGGCCACTTATCTATCATACCATTCTGGGCACAATAGTGTCTGTAACCATCTTTGATTGTGTATTTGCTCCCTTTGAGCTTTCCAAATTGAGTCTGTCTGTCATGGACTTCTAGGGACCTGAGCATAGTTAGTAGATCACTAACCTCTCAATCCTGTAAATTCTTTCCGAAAAGTGGGCACCAGGTGCCATTTTCT
This Solanum dulcamara chromosome 1, daSolDulc1.2, whole genome shotgun sequence DNA region includes the following protein-coding sequences:
- the LOC129889433 gene encoding light-harvesting complex-like protein OHP2, chloroplastic, which gives rise to MSVASSSTFPCIKFQNYPSYSTKSTILTIRNSQAEGPIRRPVAPSPPKPTNIPPPTTSISAPPKPVAVTTSEGKNVITLEFQRQKAKELQGYFKQKKLEEANQGPFFGFIAKNEISNGRWAMFGFAVGMLTEYATGSDFVDQIKILLSNFGIVDLE
- the LOC129879954 gene encoding uncharacterized protein LOC129879954; protein product: MGKKRKSLASSLDEVDRTMYSTFCSAANSLSQLYTQAMNQQKLSFLSGERHGMEKLYQWILRQQEGGSRVTTVDIMNYLQSELDYNGEDQSMSPRPPPQHPQPLHFANSGFHVSSGPIGVATPGHGLRSDHDQQPKNNVFSNALSSPVRRSLQNYHIAQGGHFSNNAQPPNATRHSETNSQHQNRDSNSYNSADASMDMHSDSPGHDSTY